From a region of the Gossypium raimondii isolate GPD5lz chromosome 10, ASM2569854v1, whole genome shotgun sequence genome:
- the LOC105776707 gene encoding 60S ribosomal protein L26-1 has protein sequence MKYNPRVSSSRRKSRKAHFTAPSSVRRVLMSAPLSSDLKSKYNVRSMPVRKDDEVQVVRGTYKGREGKVVQVYRRKWVIHIERITREKVNGSTVNVGINPSKVVITKLRLDKDRKSLLDRKAKGRAAADKDKGTKFSAEDIMQSVD, from the coding sequence ATGAAGTACAACCCGCGTGTCTCCTCCTCTCGCCGCAAGAGCCGCAAGGCTCATTTCACAGCACCTTCTTCCGTCCGCCGCGTCTTAATGAGCGCACCCCTCTCATCTGATCTGAAGTCCAAGTACAACGTCCGGTCTATGCCGGTGCGCAAGGATGACGAGGTCCAAGTGGTTCGTGGGACCTACAAGGGACGCGAAGGGAAAGTGGTTCAAGTGTACCGCCGCAAATGGGTGATCCACATCGAGCGCATCACGCGCGAGAAAGTGAACGGTTCCACCGTCAACGTTGGGATCAACCCATCCAAGGTTGTCATCACCAAGCTGAGGCTGGACAAGGATAGGAAGTCTTTGCTGGATCGTAAGGCTAAGGGACGCGCCGCTGCTGATAAAGATAAGGGGACTAAGTTTTCAGCTGAGGATATAATGCAGAGCGTCGATTAA